Proteins from a genomic interval of Kitasatospora herbaricolor:
- a CDS encoding serine hydrolase, translated as MAHFPTTGGRLAKAVPAAAAAALLTVCAAPAGAQTTVRPTAVTPGGCTSATDPALADRLAGDVAAALSGRQGTVALTLWDAGTGTSCAYRPSAHFDSASVVKVTIMGAVLRRADEEGRPVTAWEEDNLRPMITKSDNAAATALWLDLGRPRLEAFLRLAGLTDTVLGADDHWGLTQVTAADELKVLALYTDDPSVLSPESRAYGLDLMSQVVPEQRWGAPYGAPAGVTVHVKNGWLQRATHGWRVHSLGIFTGPGRNYRMAFLTHDNPTEAYGISTVQRVAQVVHRELDAAAGVPAAAAQPLPAGPDIGAPEISDGSAPYERTGPERAPAPAGPLRPGRHGTGAG; from the coding sequence ATGGCCCACTTCCCGACCACCGGCGGCCGTCTGGCCAAGGCCGTCCCGGCCGCCGCCGCGGCCGCCCTGCTGACCGTGTGCGCCGCACCGGCCGGCGCGCAGACCACGGTCCGTCCGACGGCCGTGACGCCGGGCGGCTGCACCTCGGCCACCGACCCGGCCCTGGCCGACCGCCTCGCCGGGGACGTCGCGGCCGCGCTGTCGGGCCGGCAGGGCACGGTGGCCCTGACGCTGTGGGACGCCGGCACCGGCACCTCGTGCGCCTACCGCCCGTCCGCGCACTTCGACTCGGCGAGCGTGGTCAAGGTGACCATCATGGGTGCCGTGCTGCGGCGGGCCGACGAGGAGGGCCGGCCGGTGACCGCCTGGGAGGAGGACAACCTCCGGCCGATGATCACGAAGTCCGACAACGCCGCGGCCACCGCGCTCTGGCTCGACCTCGGCCGGCCCCGTCTGGAGGCCTTCCTGCGGCTGGCCGGCCTGACCGACACCGTCCTGGGCGCCGACGACCACTGGGGCCTGACCCAGGTCACGGCGGCCGACGAGCTGAAGGTGCTGGCCCTCTACACCGACGACCCGTCCGTCCTCTCGCCGGAGAGCCGGGCGTACGGGCTGGACCTGATGAGCCAGGTCGTCCCGGAGCAGCGCTGGGGCGCCCCGTACGGCGCGCCGGCCGGTGTCACCGTGCACGTCAAGAACGGCTGGCTGCAGCGCGCCACGCACGGCTGGCGGGTGCACAGCCTGGGCATCTTCACGGGCCCCGGCCGGAACTACCGGATGGCCTTCCTCACCCACGACAACCCCACCGAGGCGTACGGGATCAGCACCGTCCAGCGGGTCGCCCAGGTGGTGCACCGGGAGCTCGACGCGGCCGCCGGCGTCCCGGCCGCGGCCGCCCAACCGCTGCCCGCCGGACCGGACATCGGCGCCCCCGAGATCTCCGACGGCTCGGCCCCCTACGAGCGGACCGGCCCCGAGCGGGCACCCGCCCCCGCCGGCCCGCTCCGGCCGGGGCGCCACGGCACCGGGGCCGGGTGA
- a CDS encoding AraC family transcriptional regulator, producing MLHPAAAATQFDLLRREPAADLAPYVEYHWIVRWDLRGRPPYEQQVLSHPNVHLVFEEPAAAVYGVRRGLFSRRLTGAGHVLGVRFRPGAFRPLLGAPVAGLADRVVPAAELFGPAADEAGRAVLGTADPAAMAAAAESFLREVLPAEPPQPAARQAEAVLALIADTPALVRVDQVAAAAGISVRGLQRLFAEYVGASPKWVLRRARLHEAAARAEQGTGVDWAALAADLGYADQAHLVRDFTAVVGAPPARYARRGPAPAGRGTARASR from the coding sequence GTGCTCCACCCGGCCGCCGCCGCCACCCAGTTCGACCTGCTGCGACGGGAGCCGGCCGCCGACCTCGCCCCGTACGTCGAGTACCACTGGATCGTGCGGTGGGACCTGCGCGGCCGCCCGCCGTACGAGCAGCAGGTGCTCTCCCATCCGAACGTCCACCTGGTGTTCGAGGAGCCGGCGGCCGCCGTCTACGGGGTGCGGCGCGGACTCTTCTCCCGGCGGCTGACGGGGGCCGGCCACGTCCTCGGGGTGCGGTTCCGCCCGGGGGCGTTCCGCCCGCTGCTCGGCGCCCCGGTGGCCGGCCTCGCCGACCGGGTGGTGCCCGCCGCGGAGCTGTTCGGCCCGGCCGCCGACGAGGCCGGGCGGGCCGTCCTGGGCACCGCCGACCCGGCCGCCATGGCGGCGGCGGCCGAGAGCTTCCTGCGCGAGGTCCTGCCGGCGGAGCCGCCGCAGCCGGCGGCCCGGCAGGCCGAGGCCGTCCTGGCGCTGATCGCGGACACGCCCGCGCTGGTCCGGGTCGACCAGGTGGCGGCGGCCGCCGGGATCTCGGTGCGCGGCCTGCAACGGCTGTTCGCCGAGTACGTCGGGGCGAGCCCGAAGTGGGTGCTGCGCCGGGCCCGGCTGCACGAGGCGGCGGCCCGGGCCGAGCAGGGCACGGGCGTCGACTGGGCCGCTCTGGCGGCCGACCTCGGCTACGCCGACCAGGCCCACCTGGTACGGGACTTCACCGCCGTGGTCGGGGCTCCGCCGGCCCGGTACGCCCGGCGCGGGCCCGCCCCGGCGGGCCGGGGCACAGCCCGCGCGAGCCGCTGA